A window from Salminus brasiliensis chromosome 7, fSalBra1.hap2, whole genome shotgun sequence encodes these proteins:
- the tefm gene encoding transcription elongation factor, mitochondrial, whose product MLISARVLPSLLLRGYSGLHPHLKLRPHFCTCCHHAVQMPACDLALPNQTRPLDSFYTPEQQATILKLLNTGSEIDLAGVKLLRGQKLNSIIEYRTRNGPFKDLESVANVPMLKHKSAVIVFNSILNPKEQKGKRKQKLQFANYIKPVVTKTHLEAAADIVSIVAGINSIAWTHMDQKMNVLAWQQQQCQSFLNGSYFASSYLEDVSAVVSNLPAADLYVVEKPVGSFQNVNLFPIIAHLRTVEAMLFALLSAPKTPDSGPKVLNMTRQTVGRHFGLMVATSRTSSAQTVMQMMTRSVTEKSPRVRFPSELLVRYQGVFQMSSRNTGEELCDALLQAVAFYELLRD is encoded by the exons ATGTTGATCTCTGCGCGGGTTCTGCCTTCTCTTCTTCTCAGAG GTTACTCAGGTCTACACCCTCACCTGAAGCTCCGCCCCCATTTCTGCACATGCTGTCACCACGCGGTTCAAATGCCAGCCTGCGATTTGGCGTTGCCAAATCAAACCAGACCGCTGGACTCCTTCTACACCCCCGAACAGCAGGCGACTATCCTGAAGCTCCTCAACACTGGGTCAGAGATCGACCTGGCTGGGGTCAAGCTGCTCAGAGGGCAAAAACTGAACAGTATAATAGAGTACAGGACCAGGAACGGACCCTTTAAAGATCTGGAGAGTGTGGCAAACGTGCCGATGCTGAAGCACAAGAGCGCGGTCATCGTCTTCAACTCCATCCTGAACCCCAAAGAGCAGAAAGGGAAGAGGAAGCAGAAACTCCAGTTTGCAAATTACATCAAACCAGTAGTGACCAAGACACATTTAGAG GCGGCCGCTGATATCGTCTCCATCGTGGCCGGCATTAACAGCATAGCATGGACACACATGGACCAGAAGATGAACGTTCTCGcctggcagcagcagcagtgccaGAGTTTCTTGAATGGGTCGTACTTTGCGTCCAGTTATCTGGAAGAT GTTTCGGCGGTGGTGTCGAACCTGCCTGCTGCTGACCTGTATGTGGTGGAGAAGCCGGTTGGTTCCTTCCAGAACGTGAATCTCTTCCCGATTATTGCCCACTTGCGGACGGTGGAGGCCATGCTGTTCGCTCTGCTCAGTGCCCCGAAAACGCCAGACTCCGGCCCCAAGGTTTTAAACATGACGCGCCAAACAGTGGGTCGGCACTTCGGCCTGATGGTGGCCACAAGCCGGACAAGCAGCGCCCAGACAGTCATGCAGATGATGACTCGTTCGGTGACGGAGAAGTCTCCGCGGGTGAGGTTTCCCAGTGAGCTGCTGGTGAGGTATCAGGGAGTGTTCCAGATGAGCAGCAGGAacacaggggaggagctgtgtgACGCGCTGCTGCAGGCCGTGGCTTTCTATGAACTGCTCAGAGACTGA
- the rhot1b gene encoding mitochondrial Rho GTPase 1b isoform X1, which produces MRKDVRILLVGEPKVGKTSLIMSLVSEEFPDVVPYKAEEITIPADVTPERVPTHIVDYSEAEQTDEQLYQEISKANVICIVYSVNNKKSIEKVTSHWIPLINERTDKDSRVPLILVGNKSDLVEHSSMETILPIMNKYTEIETCVECSAKNLKNISEMFYYAQKAVLHPTGPLYCPEQKEMKAACVRALTRIFKVSDLDNDGILNDNELNFFQRTCFNSPLPPQALEDVKNVVRKNTADGVCEDGLTLKGFLFLHTLFIQRGRHETTWAVLRRFGYDDDLELHQDYLFPPLKIPSNCSTELNHNASLFLQGVFDKHDKDRDCALSPEELKDLFDVFPYMPWGPDVNNTVCTNEHGWITYQGFLSQWTLTTYLDVQRCLEYLGYLGYSIIAEQESQASAITVTRDKRLDLQKKQTQRSVFLCKVFGGPGSGKSGVLQAFLGCNLMSQKMIKEEHKSYYSISTAHVYGQEKYLLLHEVFPDFDFLSESDLACDVVCLVYDVSNPCSFEYCAQIFKQYLVDSRVPCMLVATKSDLPEVRQQFSPSPLDFCRNHRLPPPQSFTCNTAGTPSKDIFIKLATMATYPHARLRCMCTCNRCTFCLCQNFLNSALLHTVKAKLYTAISSRHMSQVDLKGSSVWLRVSLGAAVFAVLGFTMYRLLLKPR; this is translated from the exons ATGCGCAAGGACGTCAGGATTCTGCTGGTGGGGGAAC CCAAAGTAGGGAAGACGTCCCTGATCATGTCTCTGGTCAGCGAGGAGTTCCCGGATGTG gTTCCCTACAAGGCTGAAGAAATCACCATCCCGGCCGATGTCACTCCAGAGAGAGTGCCGACACACATAGTGGATTACTCAG AGGCAGAGCAGACAGATGAACAGCTGTATCAGGAAATATCAAAG gctAACGTCATCTGCATAGTGTACTCCGTCAATAACAAGAAGTCCATTGAAAAG GTGACCAGCCACTGGATTCCCCTCATTAATGAGAGAACGGATAAAGACAGCAG ggtGCCTTTGATTTTGGTGGGGAATAAGTCAGACCTGGTGGAGCACAGCAGCATGGAGACCATCCTGCctataatgaataaatacacaGAGATTGAGACATGTGTggag TGCTCAGCGAAGAACCTGAAGAACATCTCTGAGATGTTTTATTACGCCCAGAAAGCCGTCCTGCACCCCACTGGCCCGCTCTACTGCCCCGAACAGAAAGAG ATGAAGGCAGCGTGTGTGAGAGCGCTCACTCGCATCTTTAAAGTGTCTGATTTGGATAATGATGGAATTCTCAATGACAATGAGCTCAACTTCTTCCAG AGAACATGTTTCAACTCACCGCTGCCCCCTCAAGCTCTGGAGGACGTGAAGAACGTTGTGAGGAAGAACACAGCAGATGGAGTGTGTGAGGATGGACTGACTCTGAAgg GATTCCTATTTCTGCACACGCTCTTCATCCAAAGGGGTCGGCATGAGACCACATGGGCGGTCCTCCGTCGCTTTGGTTATGATGATGACCTGGAGCTGCATCAGGATTACCTCTTCCCACC GTTAAAAATACCTTCCAACTGCAGCACGGAGCTCAACCACAACGCCTCGCTCTTCCTGCAGGGCGTCTTCGATAAACATGACAAG gacaGAGACTGTGCCTTGTCCCCGGAGGAGCTGAAGGATCTGTTTGATGTTTTTCCCTACATGCCCTGGGGCCCAGATGTCAATAATACAGTGTGTACCAATGAGCATGGCTGGATCACCTACCAGGGCTTCCTCTCCCAGTGGAC gttaaCAACGTATCTGGATGTCCAGCGGTGTCTGGAGTACCTGGGTTATCTTGGTTACTCCATCATTGCCGAGCAGGAGTCTCAGGCATCTGCCATCACAG TGACACGGGACAAGAGGCTGGATCTGCAGAAGAAGCAAACACAGCGCAGTGTGTTTCTCTGTAAAGTCTTTGGGGGTCCCGGAAGCGGAAAGAGCGGAGTCCTGCAAGCCTTTCTCGGATGCAACCTCATg AGTCAGAAGATGATTAAAGAAGAACACAAGTCGTATTACTCCATCAGCACCGCCCACGTCTACGGCCAGGAGAAATACCTGCTG CTTCATGAAGTCTTCCCAGATTTTGACTTCCTGTCCGAGTCGGATCTGGCCTGTGATGTGGTGTGCTTGGTTTATGATGTCAGTAACCCGTGCTCGTTCGAGTACTGTGCTCAGATCTTTAAG CAGTACTTGGTGGACAGTAGGGTTCCGTGCATGCTGGTTGCGACGAAATCGGACCTGCCGGAGGTTCGGCAGCAGTTCAGCCCAAGCCCACTGGACTTCTGCAGGAACCACAGACTGCCCCCTCCTCAGAGCTTTACCTGCAACACCGCGGGAACCCCCAGCAAGGACATCTTCATCAAACTCGCCACCATGGCCACATACCC ACACGCTCGTCTGCGCTGTATGTGTACCTGTAACAGGTGCACCTTCTGCCTCTGTCAGAATTTCCTCAACTCTGCACTTCTTCACACGGTTAAAGCGAAACTCTACACGGCCATCTCCAGCAG gcacaTGTCTCAGGTGGATCTGAAGGGCTCCTCCGTGTGGCTGAGGGTCAGTCTGGGAGCCGCCGTGTTCGCTGTGTTGGGCTTCACTATGTACCGCCTGCTGCTCAAACCCCGGTGA
- the atad5b gene encoding ATPase family AAA domain-containing protein 5b, with protein sequence MNEKRDHCKPPPENFFKTQVNPRIQYVYQTGNLIETEPVYKDYGGTEQHGCFRKALCITWDSEEKEEEEEDAGGAVWDEPATTNVLQMSLFKEKLPSCRSACITAAVTCEEIQEKSSKVQAKVNRLKRPKKTTGAETTTVKESQGGAPREDSGLSSPKRSDPNVKAVKAKLTQLNEASSCLSTADPEPDIIDLCGDGETPLLKRSHEQVSMVTDGQVKERCDRSDSSQAMKTGTDMTRTDEHDFQTFLHTFPQTATPTASHCHSFRSLTPSKSLREMRSGWRAEYSANTREKLLEQIQVQNQRFAVQRFFSLLLKQRIQSGEGLTSFAPPGAPVSGKRKQDAEALHDHDDQPLKRQCWSAELSGGGVCVNTHTPHSAHSKASSRSRLSVSRRRKQQNTPPSAVLQPDQSARPAGDTAALRVEEDVLWTEIYQPQHSSGVIGNSASVRKLHSWLKEWRMRADVEERRRRREERRRMQEENSANVLLAQWFKTVSVSAVMLSPPVPLLPTGESWDCGDFEGESLMVEREAELCNTVLIGGPAGVGKTAAVYACAQELGYKVFEVNSSSLRSGQLVLSQLREATQSHQVGALQTKALNPQNSLSTNTVRLLAPTAAPAAGFREEASRRAVSSSRKSSRNVSRKKSSAPTVTIKHFFKRTDRPVKTSTDLHQDHQASDSVKPEVLTEGDSKADGSSEEHLQNTEDPPLDRRNRTPPISLILFEEVDIIFSEDVGFLTAIKTLMTTSKRPIILTTNDAFFSRTFNGHFEKISFKTPPLETTRSYLQCVCVVESVWPHPEDISLLLGQCKGDVRRSVLELELWARSGGGSTSRHTRNKALKCSSWAELESRGCVDVLVENWRMGGSLFYSNLELLFAPPFRTSENVDKSMLQAGGTQLEKKLEGDEASSSSVLKEPRTGKLSRLRGRKPAAADELKTTRSSSSKYGSVSLDGFKGPASPATRIDQSEGASAEEGSSKLMSCCLDSLAQFFDTMSFLDSCLYKQHLQVPGQCRPGPLGWMGAHLSDSLVDELREEDVNTHLESCYEVLSVLEGLGFHQCRAQLSEARRTAEKLKEGIGGERFTQLMDRLLISESQNKPCERSRVQTSRREVLNKLLSSKAFCCHGNKRAVAVDYLPALRFMCRTESTKPLNRSRFLAYLSHIRLPLPKSVLQLLALDLC encoded by the exons GAGGAACAGAGCAACACGGATGCTTTAGAAAG GCTCTGTGCATAACCTGGGACagtgaggagaaggaggaggaggaggaggatgctggtggtgctgtttgGGACGAGCCAGCTACCACCAACGTCCTGCAGATGTCTCTGTTTAAGGAGAAATTACCTTCATGCAGGTCTGCTTGCATCACTGCCGCTGTCACCTGTGAGGAGATCCAGGAAAAGAGCAGCAAGGTCCAGGCAAAGGTCAACAGACTGAAACGACCGAAGAAGACCACAGGGGCAGAAACTACAACTGTAAAGGAGAGCCAAGGGGGGGCTCCAAGGGAGGACAGTGGTCTCTCATCTCCGAAACGAAGTGACCCTAACGTGAAGGCGGTGAAAGCTAAGCTCACGCAGCTGAACGAGGCAAGCTCCTGTTTGAGCACTGCTGACCCAGAGCCAGATATAATTGACCTTTGTGGAGATGGAGAAACACCTTTGCTCAAAAGGAGCCATGAGCAGGTTTCCATGGTTACTGATGGACAGGTGAAGGAACGCTGTGATCGCAGTGATTCATCACAAGCCATGAAGACTGGTACTGACATGACCAGAACTGATGAACATGATTTCCAGACATTTTTACACACATTCCCTCAGACTGCGACCCCCACAGCTTCTCACTGCCACTCCTTCAGATCACTGACCCCCTCGAAGAGCCTCAGAGAGATG AGGTCAGGCTGGAGGGCGGAGTACTCCGCTAACACCCGTGAGAAGTTGCTGGAGCAGATTCAGGTCCAGAACCAGCGCTTCGCAGTCCAGCGATTCTTCTCACTTCTGCTGAAACAACGGATCCAGTCTGGAGAGGGTTTAACCAGCTTTG CCCCCCCCGGTGCTCCAGTCTCTGGAAAGAGGAAACAGGACGCAGAAGCTCTCCATGACCATGATGACCAGCCCCTGAAACGGCAGTGCTGGAGCGCAGAGCTGAGCGGAGGCGGagtgtgtgtgaacacacacactcctcacagcGCCCACAGTAAAGCCTCCAGCAGGAGCAGGCTGAGCGTGAGCCGGAGGAGGAAACAGCAGAACACGCCTCCGTCTGCCGTCCTGCAGCCGGATCAGAGTGCGCGCCCTGCAGGAGACACTGCAGCGCTGAGGGTGGAGGAGGACGTGCTGTGGACGGAGATATATCAGCCTCAGCATTCCAGCGGAGTCATCGGGAACTCGGCCTCAGTGAGGAAActgcacag CTGGCTGAAGGAGTGGAGGATGCGAGCAGATGTGGAGGAGAGACGAAGGAGACGAGAGGAGCGGCGCAGgatgcaggaggagaacagcG CAAATGTCCTGTTAGCTCAGTGGTTTAAGACCGTGTCTGTGTCCGCTGTCATGCTCAGCCCCCCTGTACCCCTCCTGCCCACAGGAGAGTCCTGGGACTGTGGTGATTTTGAGGGGGAGTCGTTGATGGTGGAGAGAGAGGCGgagctgtgtaacactgtgctGATTGGGGGACCTGCTGGGGTGGGCAAGACTGCAGCTGTGTACGCCTGCGCTCAGGAGCTGGGATATAAg gtATTTGAGGTGAATAGCTCGTCTCTGCGTAGTGGTCAGCTTGTTCTCTCTCAGCTAAGAGAAGCCACTCAGTCTCACCAGGTGGGGGCGCTGCAGACCAAAGCCCTGAATCCCCAAAACAGCCTCAGTACCAACACAGTCAGACTACTGGCTCCTACAGCAGCTCCTGCAGCAGGCTTTA GAGAAGAAGCTTCCAGGAGAGCCGTGTCTTCGTCCAGGAAAAGCTCCCGGAACGTTTCCAGAAAGAAAAGCTCTGCTCCAACCGTAACCATCAAGCACTTCTTTAAGAGAACCGACAGGCCTGTGAAGACGAGCACTGATCTTCACCAGGACCACCAAG CTTCTGATTCAGTCAAACCTGAAGTTCTTACTGAGGGGGACTCTAAAGCTGACGGCTCCAGTGAGGAACACCTACAGAACACTGAAGACCCTCCGTTAGACAGAAGGAACAGGACACCTCCCATCTCTCTCATACTGTTTGAGGAG GTTGACATCATCTTCAGTGAAGATGTGGGCTTTCTCACCGCCATTAAGACCCTAATGACCACCAGTAAGAGGCCCATTATTCTGACCACGAATG ATGCTTTCTTCAGTAGAACCTTTAATGGTCACTTTGAGAAGATCAGTTTCAAAACTCCTCCACTG GAAACCACCAGAAGttacctgcagtgtgtgtgtgtggtggagagtGTGTGGCCACACCCAGAGGACATCAGCCTTCTGCTGGGGCAGTGTAAAGGGGACGTGAGGAGGAGCGTGTTGGAGCTGGAGCTGTGGGCTCGCAGCGGAGGAGGAAGCACGAGCAGACACACTCGGAACAAAGCCCTGAAG TGTAGCTCCTGGGCTGAGCTGGAAAGCAGAGGGTGTGTGGATGTCTTGGTGGAGAACTGGAGGATGGGAGGCAGCCTCTTCTACTCAAACCTGGAGCTTCTCTTCGCTCCACCCTTCAGAACGTCTGAGAATGTAGATAAGAGCATGCTTCAGGCAGGAGGCACCCAGTTGGAGAAGAAGCTGGAGGGAGATGAGGCCTCATCCAGCTCGGTTCTGAAGGAGCCGAGAACGGGAAAGCTTTCAAGACTGAGAGGGAGGAAACCTGCAGCTGCAGATGAGCTGAAAACAACACGTAGCTCTTCCTCAAAGTATGGTAGCGTCTCATTGGATGGATTCAAAGGACCCGCATCTCCTGCAACAAGGATAGACCAATCAGAAGGCGCCTCGGCTGAAGAGGGCTCGTCTAAGCTCATGTCTTGCTGTCTGGACTCACTGGCCCAGTTTTTCGACACCATGTCTTTCCTGGACTCCTGTCTTTACAAGCAGCATCTGCAG GTTCCCGGACAGTGCCGGCCCGGTCCGCTGGGATGGATGGGAGCCCACCTGAGCGACAGTTTAGTGGATGAACTGAGAGAGGAGGATGTGAACACACACTTGGAGAGCTGTTATGAGGTCCTGTCTGTTTTGGAGGGTCTGGGGTTCCACCAGTGTAGAGCACAACTGTCTGAGGCTCGAAGAACAGCGGAGAAACTGAAGGAGGGGATTGGGGGAGAGAGATTTACCCAACTGATGGACAGACTCCTCATTTCTGAATCGCAGAATAAACCCTGTGAacgcag TCGTGTCCAGACGAGCAGGAGAGAGGTCCTAAACAAACTGCTGTCCAGTAAAGCGTTCTGTTGTCATGGTAACAAGAGGGCGGTTGCTGTGGACTACCTGCCTGCCCTTCGCTTCATGTGCAGAACAGAAAGCACGAAGCCGCTAAACCGATCAAG ATTTCTAGCCTACCTCAGCCACATTCGCCTGCCCCTCCCCAAGAGCGTTCTCCAACTGCTAGCCTTGGATCTATGTTGA
- the rnf135 gene encoding E3 ubiquitin-protein ligase RNF135 — MSTVYEDIVKLVANNLKCSICFELFSEPVTLYCGHNYCLSCIQRHLASGKRNCPQCRRQLPAKPHLRKNVTLCTILDLQEAGGREMWNHVVTRTDQCFSDRRSEKMTEDVLVRRLEFLKLEIRRLETLQAGLNSGLQDGSFSARENVSTAEGFRSSPDREGGSGCADSSLPSLPSEPENGLNGLSYIEPPEGTLPDPDSRRQEVREALAGLSETWGASDSAAVAPNCSQPAEFAVLSFSPTLGNRRLAFVPESRRLMVSSSRSQVNLNSRFGACQWMADQEFSAGRHYWDVDVSRCSGWAAGVAHPDLGRNEKLGRGPSSWCIERSSRRLSAWHNSTETLVKQDCPDRVRVLLDMDSSCLSFWSLMDGQVELYSVQAGFRGPVRPVFWLFGTQQGNALTFPAKVSKQGS, encoded by the exons ATGTCCACAGTTTACGAGGACATAGTGAAGCTCGTGGCCAACAACCTGAAGTGCTCCATTTGTTTTGAGCTGTTTTCCGAGCCGGTCACTTTGTACTGCGGCCACAACTACTGTCTGAGCTGCATCCAGAGGCACCTGGCCAGCGGCAAGAGAAACTGCCCGCAGTGCAGGCGACAGCTGCCGGCCAAACCCCACCTGAGGAAGAACGTCACTCTCTGCACCATTCTGGACCTACAGGAGGCTGGAGGTCGTGAGATGTGGAACCACGTGGTCACACGGACAGACCAGTGCTTCAGTGACCGCCGGTCAGAGAAGATGACAGAG gacGTTCTAGTGAGAAGACTGGAGTTCTTGAAACTAGAGATCAGAAGGCTGGAAACACTCCAAGCTGGACTGAACTCTGGCCTCCAG GATGGTTCCTTCTCTGCCAGAGAGAACGTCAGCACCGCTGAAGGTTTCCGCTCATCGCCGGACAGGGAAGGAGGAAGCGGGTGTGCTGACAGCAGTTTACCCAGCCTGCCCTCAGAACCAGAGAACGGCCTGAACGGCCTTTCATACATAGAACCG CCTGAAGGTACCCTGCCTGATCCAGACAGTCGTAGACAGGAGGTCAGAGAGGCTCTGGCTGGTCTGAGTGAAACCTGGGGTGCCTCAGACTCTGCAGCAGTGGCACCGAACTGCAGCCAACCTGCAG AGTTTGCTGTGCTGTCCTTCTCGCCCACTCTGGGAAACAGGCGTTTAGCGTTCGTCCCAGAGAGCCGGAGGCTGATGGTAAGCTCGTCTCGCTCGCAGGTGAACCTGAACAGTCGCTTCGGCGCCTGCCAGTGGATGGCGGATCAGGAGTTTTCCGCAGGGAGGCACTACTGGGACGTCGATGTGTCACGGTGCTCCGGCTGGGCCGCCGGGGTGGCGCATCCCGACTTAGGCCGTAACGAAAAGCTGGGCCGGGGCCCCTCGTCCTGGTGCATTGAGCGGAGCAGCCGGCGCCTGAGCGCCTGGCACAACAGCACAGAGACCCTAGTCAAACAGGACTGCCCCGACAGGGTCAGGGTTCTGCTGGACATGGACAGCAGCTGTCTGTCCTTCTGGAGCCTGATGGATGGACAGGTGGAGCTGTACAGCGTGCAGGCAGGTTTCCGTGGCCCGGTCAGGCCTGTGTTCTGGCTGTTCGGGACGCAGCAGGGAAACGCTCTGACCTTTCCTGCAAAAGTCTCCAAACAAGGGAGCTGA
- the rhot1b gene encoding mitochondrial Rho GTPase 1b isoform X2 has translation MRKDVRILLVGEPKVGKTSLIMSLVSEEFPDVVPYKAEEITIPADVTPERVPTHIVDYSEAEQTDEQLYQEISKANVICIVYSVNNKKSIEKVTSHWIPLINERTDKDSRVPLILVGNKSDLVEHSSMETILPIMNKYTEIETCVECSAKNLKNISEMFYYAQKAVLHPTGPLYCPEQKEMKAACVRALTRIFKVSDLDNDGILNDNELNFFQRTCFNSPLPPQALEDVKNVVRKNTADGVCEDGLTLKGFLFLHTLFIQRGRHETTWAVLRRFGYDDDLELHQDYLFPPLKIPSNCSTELNHNASLFLQGVFDKHDKDRDCALSPEELKDLFDVFPYMPWGPDVNNTVCTNEHGWITYQGFLSQWTLTTYLDVQRCLEYLGYLGYSIIAEQESQASAITVTRDKRLDLQKKQTQRSVFLCKVFGGPGSGKSGVLQAFLGCNLMSQKMIKEEHKSYYSISTAHVYGQEKYLLLHEVFPDFDFLSESDLACDVVCLVYDVSNPCSFEYCAQIFKQYLVDSRVPCMLVATKSDLPEVRQQFSPSPLDFCRNHRLPPPQSFTCNTAGTPSKDIFIKLATMATYPHMSQVDLKGSSVWLRVSLGAAVFAVLGFTMYRLLLKPR, from the exons ATGCGCAAGGACGTCAGGATTCTGCTGGTGGGGGAAC CCAAAGTAGGGAAGACGTCCCTGATCATGTCTCTGGTCAGCGAGGAGTTCCCGGATGTG gTTCCCTACAAGGCTGAAGAAATCACCATCCCGGCCGATGTCACTCCAGAGAGAGTGCCGACACACATAGTGGATTACTCAG AGGCAGAGCAGACAGATGAACAGCTGTATCAGGAAATATCAAAG gctAACGTCATCTGCATAGTGTACTCCGTCAATAACAAGAAGTCCATTGAAAAG GTGACCAGCCACTGGATTCCCCTCATTAATGAGAGAACGGATAAAGACAGCAG ggtGCCTTTGATTTTGGTGGGGAATAAGTCAGACCTGGTGGAGCACAGCAGCATGGAGACCATCCTGCctataatgaataaatacacaGAGATTGAGACATGTGTggag TGCTCAGCGAAGAACCTGAAGAACATCTCTGAGATGTTTTATTACGCCCAGAAAGCCGTCCTGCACCCCACTGGCCCGCTCTACTGCCCCGAACAGAAAGAG ATGAAGGCAGCGTGTGTGAGAGCGCTCACTCGCATCTTTAAAGTGTCTGATTTGGATAATGATGGAATTCTCAATGACAATGAGCTCAACTTCTTCCAG AGAACATGTTTCAACTCACCGCTGCCCCCTCAAGCTCTGGAGGACGTGAAGAACGTTGTGAGGAAGAACACAGCAGATGGAGTGTGTGAGGATGGACTGACTCTGAAgg GATTCCTATTTCTGCACACGCTCTTCATCCAAAGGGGTCGGCATGAGACCACATGGGCGGTCCTCCGTCGCTTTGGTTATGATGATGACCTGGAGCTGCATCAGGATTACCTCTTCCCACC GTTAAAAATACCTTCCAACTGCAGCACGGAGCTCAACCACAACGCCTCGCTCTTCCTGCAGGGCGTCTTCGATAAACATGACAAG gacaGAGACTGTGCCTTGTCCCCGGAGGAGCTGAAGGATCTGTTTGATGTTTTTCCCTACATGCCCTGGGGCCCAGATGTCAATAATACAGTGTGTACCAATGAGCATGGCTGGATCACCTACCAGGGCTTCCTCTCCCAGTGGAC gttaaCAACGTATCTGGATGTCCAGCGGTGTCTGGAGTACCTGGGTTATCTTGGTTACTCCATCATTGCCGAGCAGGAGTCTCAGGCATCTGCCATCACAG TGACACGGGACAAGAGGCTGGATCTGCAGAAGAAGCAAACACAGCGCAGTGTGTTTCTCTGTAAAGTCTTTGGGGGTCCCGGAAGCGGAAAGAGCGGAGTCCTGCAAGCCTTTCTCGGATGCAACCTCATg AGTCAGAAGATGATTAAAGAAGAACACAAGTCGTATTACTCCATCAGCACCGCCCACGTCTACGGCCAGGAGAAATACCTGCTG CTTCATGAAGTCTTCCCAGATTTTGACTTCCTGTCCGAGTCGGATCTGGCCTGTGATGTGGTGTGCTTGGTTTATGATGTCAGTAACCCGTGCTCGTTCGAGTACTGTGCTCAGATCTTTAAG CAGTACTTGGTGGACAGTAGGGTTCCGTGCATGCTGGTTGCGACGAAATCGGACCTGCCGGAGGTTCGGCAGCAGTTCAGCCCAAGCCCACTGGACTTCTGCAGGAACCACAGACTGCCCCCTCCTCAGAGCTTTACCTGCAACACCGCGGGAACCCCCAGCAAGGACATCTTCATCAAACTCGCCACCATGGCCACATACCC gcacaTGTCTCAGGTGGATCTGAAGGGCTCCTCCGTGTGGCTGAGGGTCAGTCTGGGAGCCGCCGTGTTCGCTGTGTTGGGCTTCACTATGTACCGCCTGCTGCTCAAACCCCGGTGA
- the cd7al gene encoding cd7 antigen-like, protein MRSPLITVWLVVSLSATGFGDIVYFRRQWNTSVEFSCGSTIEKETPFAFSLERNWQKQTVLYLNFRNSAFISNPADKHRIFVQSDPGHQIVNVSINHLLGRHTDLYHCVFYYNNGGFKNQNGSTVFFLHVNDCTPEECRCNSYEPLLYSLSAAAVLLFLCVLVLAGAYCKRPASQPQPLAVPIYEEMNGVRTANGKTGTHHQGLYSNTQEGVMKTRNENPYNPLPGADPYSL, encoded by the exons ATGAGGAGCCCTCTAATCACTGTCTGGCTGGTCGTCAGCCTTTCTGCTACTG GGTTCGGGGACATTGTGTATTTCCGCCGGCAATGGAACACCTCTGTGGAGTTTTCCTGCGGGTCCACGATTGAGAAGGAAACTCCCTTTGCCTTCTCCCTGGAACGCAATTGGCAGAAACAAACAGTGCTGTACCTCAACTTTAGAAACAGCGCTTTCATTTCCAACCCAGCGGACAAACATCGGATCTTTGTGCAGAGTGACCCGGGGCACCAAATAGTCAACGTGAGCATCAATCACCTGCTGGGGCGCCACACTGACCTGTACCATTGCGTGTTCTACTACAACAACGGAGGCTTTAAAAACCAGAATGGGAGTACTGTGTTTTTCCTCCATGTTAACGACTGCA CTCCAGAGGAGTGCAGATGCAACAGTTACGAGCCGCTGCTGTACTCtctctcagcagcagcagtgctgctatTCCTGTGTGTGCTGGTGCTGGCTGGAGCCTACTGT AAGaggccagccagccagccccaACCACTGGCGGTTCCCATCTACGAGGAGATGAACGGGGTGAGAACAGCCAATGGAAAGACGGGCACCCATCACCAGGGCCTGTATTCAAACACGCAGGAGGGTGTGATGAAAACCCGCAATGAAAACCCCTACAACCCCTTACCTGGGGCTGACCCCTACAGCTTATAA